Proteins from a single region of Limosilactobacillus fermentum:
- the hflX gene encoding GTPase HflX produces MDTTVPSEKVIIIGLNTGQANYEYSMLELAELAQANHMEVIDRLDQSLDRPNAATYFGKGKVEELTQFATAEQATTIIANDELTPSQLANLTEATKIRVIDRTALILEIFAQRAQSREAKIQVQIAQLQYRLPRLHTAANQSLDQQTGGGAGFANRGSGETQIEMDRRVIQKQIAHLRNELKEIAKSEETKRAKRDRDTIPTAALVGYTNAGKSTIMNQLVERFGVSSEKKVFEKDMLFATLDTSVRQLTLPDQKRFLLSDTVGFVSKLPTHLIEAFKSTLAEAASADLLIQVIDYSDPHHEEMMATTDETLRQIGIENIPMVYVFNKADKTEVSFPTMEGEDRVIVSAKQDSSIDLIVKVIRQHLFKDYQEATLLVPFADGHVVSYLNEHTTILDTDYLPDGTKLRLEIAPEDLHRFQKYLLTE; encoded by the coding sequence ATGGATACCACCGTTCCCAGTGAAAAAGTGATTATCATTGGCTTAAACACCGGCCAGGCCAACTACGAGTACTCAATGTTAGAGCTGGCCGAACTGGCCCAAGCCAACCACATGGAAGTCATCGACCGCCTCGACCAGTCCCTCGACCGGCCCAACGCCGCTACCTACTTTGGTAAGGGGAAGGTTGAGGAACTGACCCAGTTTGCTACGGCCGAGCAAGCCACCACGATCATCGCTAACGACGAGCTGACGCCCAGTCAGTTAGCCAACCTAACCGAAGCCACCAAAATCCGGGTGATCGACAGGACCGCCCTAATTTTGGAGATCTTTGCCCAACGTGCCCAGAGCCGGGAAGCCAAGATCCAGGTTCAAATTGCCCAGCTTCAGTACCGCCTGCCGCGCCTACACACGGCGGCCAACCAGTCCTTAGACCAACAAACCGGTGGGGGGGCTGGGTTTGCCAACCGGGGGTCCGGGGAAACCCAGATCGAAATGGACCGCCGGGTGATCCAAAAGCAAATCGCCCACCTACGCAACGAACTCAAGGAAATCGCCAAGTCCGAAGAAACCAAGCGGGCCAAACGGGACCGGGATACGATCCCCACTGCGGCCTTAGTCGGCTACACCAACGCCGGTAAGTCGACGATCATGAACCAGCTGGTGGAACGCTTCGGGGTCTCGTCCGAAAAGAAAGTCTTTGAAAAGGACATGCTCTTTGCCACCTTAGACACCTCGGTGCGCCAACTAACCCTGCCGGACCAAAAGCGCTTCTTGCTTTCCGACACGGTCGGTTTCGTTTCTAAACTGCCGACCCACCTGATCGAAGCCTTTAAATCAACCTTAGCCGAAGCTGCCAGCGCCGACCTCTTGATCCAGGTGATCGATTACTCTGATCCCCACCACGAGGAAATGATGGCGACGACCGATGAAACCCTGCGCCAAATTGGGATCGAAAACATCCCGATGGTCTACGTCTTTAACAAGGCCGACAAGACCGAGGTGTCCTTCCCGACCATGGAGGGTGAAGACCGGGTCATCGTTTCGGCTAAGCAGGACAGTTCCATCGACCTGATCGTCAAGGTCATCCGCCAGCACCTCTTTAAGGACTACCAGGAGGCCACCCTGTTGGTGCCGTTTGCCGACGGTCACGTGGTTTCCTACCTCAATGAACACACCACCATCTTGGACACCGACTACCTACCGGACGGTACCAAGCTACGGTTAGAGATCGCCCCTGAGGACCTGCACCGGTTCCAAAAGTACTTGCTGACGGAATAA
- the menC gene encoding o-succinylbenzoate synthase, whose protein sequence is MQIVQATLYRLSLPLKHPFTTSFGQLGAKQCLILELVDELGHHGFGEGAAFEVPFYTPEFLDGDWALLERQLLPRLLKTPLAHPDDGDALFSYVRHNEMARAAINCALWDLFAQRTGQSLAQAIGGTKTQVEAGVSIGIQPSPAELVTKVGDYLAAGYRRIKMKIQPGHDYDYLWAVREAYPNAMLMADANSAYRLSDLPLLKRLDDLHLTMIEQPLGADDLVEHAALQAELATALCLDESINSLADAATMAKLGSGRIINVKVARVGGLSAAKRIQDFARQHGLECWCGGMLATGIGRAFDLAVATLPGFTLPNDISAAARYFDQDITTPPVTLNGAMIDVPTQVGLGFEVDQAALAKFTTQTVQVNR, encoded by the coding sequence ATGCAAATTGTTCAAGCCACCCTCTATCGCCTTTCTTTGCCCCTCAAACACCCCTTCACGACTAGCTTTGGACAGCTGGGCGCCAAGCAGTGTTTGATCTTAGAACTAGTTGACGAGTTAGGCCACCACGGCTTTGGCGAGGGGGCCGCCTTTGAGGTTCCCTTTTACACCCCGGAATTCTTAGACGGCGACTGGGCCCTGTTAGAGCGCCAACTCCTCCCCCGCCTCTTAAAGACGCCCCTGGCCCATCCCGATGACGGTGACGCCCTGTTTTCCTACGTCCGCCACAACGAAATGGCCCGCGCCGCCATCAACTGCGCCCTGTGGGACCTCTTTGCCCAGCGAACCGGCCAGTCTCTAGCCCAGGCGATCGGCGGTACCAAGACCCAAGTCGAGGCCGGCGTCAGCATCGGCATCCAACCCTCCCCAGCGGAACTGGTGACTAAGGTGGGCGACTACCTGGCGGCCGGCTACCGGCGGATCAAGATGAAGATCCAGCCGGGGCATGACTACGATTACCTGTGGGCGGTTAGGGAGGCCTACCCGAACGCGATGCTGATGGCCGACGCCAATTCGGCCTACCGGCTCAGCGACCTCCCCCTGCTAAAACGGCTTGACGACCTCCACTTAACCATGATCGAGCAACCCTTAGGCGCCGATGACCTAGTCGAACACGCCGCCCTCCAAGCCGAACTGGCGACCGCCCTGTGCCTAGACGAGAGTATCAACTCCTTAGCAGACGCCGCCACGATGGCTAAGCTGGGCAGCGGCCGGATCATTAACGTTAAGGTCGCCCGGGTGGGAGGACTGAGCGCCGCCAAACGGATCCAGGACTTTGCCCGCCAGCACGGCTTAGAATGCTGGTGCGGGGGAATGTTAGCCACCGGGATCGGGCGGGCCTTTGACCTGGCCGTTGCCACCCTCCCCGGCTTCACCCTCCCTAACGACATTTCAGCCGCCGCACGCTACTTCGACCAAGACATCACCACCCCGCCGGTTACCCTAAATGGGGCCATGATTGACGTGCCGACCCAAGTTGGGCTGGGATTTGAAGTCGACCAGGCAGCCCTGGCCAAGTTCACCACCCAAACCGTTCAAGTTAACCGATAA
- the pnuC gene encoding nicotinamide riboside transporter PnuC, protein MENARHGWWYNQLFTNWKKFEVIYVSVLIALQVLVYLIAPDSVIGMVSGVFGTLCLVYGMKGRKISFIFGVIQCLAMTYVAWISHAYGSFAMDIFYVISQPIGWFMWGHDEATKRFSSRTRGLIFGGAFVAWAIGWWILATVHGQLPYFDSINFVVSFIAQILYILKFEENWSLWIVVNLANIIYWGILAVQVMTGATHIGSLGANLSQVALQAALLFNSVYATKVWSSGEADNEGGAGK, encoded by the coding sequence ATGGAAAACGCACGCCACGGCTGGTGGTATAACCAGCTCTTTACCAACTGGAAGAAGTTTGAGGTTATCTACGTTAGCGTCCTCATCGCCCTACAGGTGCTCGTTTATCTAATCGCACCGGATAGCGTGATCGGGATGGTGTCGGGGGTCTTTGGGACCTTGTGTTTGGTCTACGGAATGAAGGGGCGCAAGATTTCCTTTATCTTCGGGGTGATTCAGTGCCTAGCGATGACCTACGTCGCTTGGATCTCGCACGCCTACGGTTCCTTTGCCATGGACATCTTCTACGTTATCTCACAACCAATCGGCTGGTTCATGTGGGGCCACGACGAAGCAACCAAGCGCTTCTCGAGCCGCACCCGGGGCTTAATCTTTGGCGGTGCCTTTGTGGCCTGGGCGATCGGTTGGTGGATCTTAGCGACCGTTCACGGCCAGCTACCCTACTTTGATTCGATTAACTTCGTCGTTTCCTTCATCGCCCAAATTCTTTACATCCTCAAGTTTGAGGAAAATTGGTCACTATGGATCGTTGTCAACTTGGCGAACATCATCTACTGGGGGATCTTAGCCGTCCAAGTGATGACTGGGGCGACCCACATTGGTTCCTTGGGGGCCAACTTATCGCAGGTGGCCCTGCAAGCGGCCCTCCTGTTCAACTCGGTCTACGCCACGAAGGTGTGGTCGAGCGGGGAGGCCGATAACGAAGGTGGGGCCGGAAAGTAA
- a CDS encoding APC family permease produces MPKNKISLFSGVMLALSSLIGSGWLFGSGTAARVAGPAAIISWVIGAAIMILIAFNYVELGTMFPESGGMSRFAQYSHGPLLGFLAAWANWVSLITLIPIEAVACVQYMAGWPWKWANWTANFMHDGAITTEGLLVVYVFMLVFTLINFWSVKVLTRFTSLVGVFKLVIPTLTIVTLIVVGFHPGNFGHSTATFMPNGTRGIFEAVTVSGIILSYDAFQTVINMAGEMVNPQKNIFRGVWISLTITAVIYIALQVAFIGAVDPTTLAKVGWQGINFSSPFADLAILLGLTWLSILLYMDAFVSPFGTGVTFVATSARTLAAMTRNGNIPAWLGRLNRRYMIPRFAMVADLVLAMVLVFFFRDWSKLATVVSVSTFVAYATGPVTAVSLRKMRPNFTRPFNSKALSWVAPLSFVLTSMVIYWAMWPTTVEVIFVVVLGLPIYAYYQVKYDHVPLRTQLKGSLWMLFYLVTLSVLSYVGSKGFGGTGLIEYPYDFVVITILSLIVYRWAIASRIDGPDLKEAAKVNEDVVIDEQ; encoded by the coding sequence ATGCCAAAAAATAAGATTAGCCTCTTTTCCGGGGTGATGCTGGCGCTATCGTCTCTGATCGGCTCTGGCTGGCTGTTTGGTTCGGGGACGGCCGCCAGGGTTGCTGGTCCGGCCGCCATTATTTCCTGGGTAATAGGGGCGGCGATCATGATCCTGATCGCCTTTAACTACGTTGAATTGGGGACCATGTTTCCCGAAAGCGGGGGAATGAGCCGCTTTGCTCAGTACAGCCACGGGCCCTTACTGGGGTTCTTAGCTGCCTGGGCCAACTGGGTCTCTTTGATCACCCTGATCCCGATCGAAGCAGTTGCCTGTGTCCAATACATGGCTGGTTGGCCGTGGAAGTGGGCCAACTGGACGGCCAACTTTATGCACGATGGGGCAATCACGACCGAGGGGCTCTTGGTCGTGTACGTCTTCATGCTGGTCTTTACCCTAATCAACTTCTGGTCGGTCAAGGTGTTGACCCGCTTTACCTCCTTAGTCGGGGTCTTTAAATTAGTCATCCCGACCTTGACGATCGTGACCTTGATCGTGGTCGGCTTTCACCCGGGGAACTTCGGCCACAGCACCGCGACCTTCATGCCAAACGGGACCCGCGGGATCTTTGAGGCGGTGACCGTTTCTGGGATCATCCTCTCTTACGACGCCTTCCAAACCGTCATCAACATGGCCGGTGAAATGGTGAACCCGCAAAAAAATATCTTCCGCGGGGTGTGGATCTCCCTGACGATTACGGCGGTGATTTACATCGCCCTGCAGGTCGCCTTCATCGGGGCGGTCGACCCAACCACCTTGGCGAAGGTGGGCTGGCAGGGGATTAATTTCTCCTCGCCCTTTGCCGACTTGGCGATTCTGTTAGGATTGACCTGGCTGTCAATCCTCTTGTACATGGACGCCTTCGTTTCGCCGTTTGGGACCGGGGTGACCTTCGTGGCCACCTCGGCGCGGACGTTAGCGGCGATGACGCGCAACGGCAACATCCCAGCCTGGCTGGGACGTTTAAACCGCCGCTACATGATTCCGCGCTTTGCCATGGTGGCCGACTTGGTCTTGGCGATGGTGCTGGTCTTCTTCTTCCGCGACTGGTCCAAGCTGGCGACGGTCGTTTCGGTTTCAACCTTCGTGGCCTACGCCACCGGGCCGGTAACCGCCGTTTCCCTGCGCAAGATGCGGCCTAACTTCACCCGGCCCTTCAACTCCAAGGCCCTGTCTTGGGTCGCCCCCTTATCCTTTGTCTTGACCAGCATGGTCATTTACTGGGCGATGTGGCCAACGACCGTCGAAGTGATCTTCGTGGTTGTTTTGGGGTTACCAATTTACGCCTACTACCAAGTTAAATACGACCACGTGCCGCTCCGGACGCAACTGAAGGGGTCCTTATGGATGCTCTTTTACCTGGTCACCCTGTCGGTGCTTTCCTACGTCGGGAGCAAGGGCTTTGGCGGGACCGGTTTGATCGAGTACCCGTATGACTTCGTGGTGATCACGATCTTGTCCTTAATCGTTTACCGCTGGGCGATTGCCTCGCGGATTGACGGGCCAGACCTAAAGGAGGCCGCCAAGGTCAACGAAGACGTGGTGATTGATGAGCAATAG
- a CDS encoding GNAT family N-acetyltransferase, which produces MNNQITLAYLDYDDLDALQVVSVVSFYESFIDGADPLDMQGYLQTQLTTEILAVELAQSTSKFIGIKDHQILIGYMKVNDEKDAIEIQRIYLLKDYQNKGLGQRLLDEANRYAKTKQKRYLRLAVYEKNHAGIRFYERHGFKKIGIKHFPLGKQDRICPILEKEI; this is translated from the coding sequence ATGAACAATCAAATCACACTAGCGTATTTAGATTATGATGATCTAGATGCTTTACAAGTTGTAAGTGTTGTCAGTTTTTATGAATCGTTTATCGATGGCGCAGATCCACTTGATATGCAAGGATATTTACAGACACAATTGACAACTGAAATATTGGCAGTAGAATTGGCACAGTCAACCAGTAAATTTATTGGTATTAAGGATCATCAAATACTCATTGGTTATATGAAAGTCAATGATGAAAAAGATGCTATAGAGATTCAACGGATCTATCTGCTCAAAGATTATCAAAACAAAGGGTTAGGGCAACGGTTACTCGATGAAGCGAATCGTTATGCTAAAACGAAACAAAAACGTTATTTACGTTTGGCTGTTTATGAAAAAAATCATGCAGGTATTCGTTTTTATGAACGTCATGGATTTAAAAAAATCGGGATCAAACATTTTCCTTTAGGAAAACAAGATCGTATTTGTCCGATTTTAGAAAAAGAAATCTAA